One Kosmotoga arenicorallina S304 genomic window carries:
- a CDS encoding TIGR03960 family B12-binding radical SAM protein: protein MDIYKWLVQSGTLPRVKKPSRYIGKELNSLKKVNEKALKVLLAFPDTYEIGMSHIGLKLLYSILNKEDDIIAERAYLPWKDMIAEMKNAGVPLYSLESYTPARDFHILGITLQYELSFTNVLKLLELSDIPIFQKDRTKEPLVIGGGPCTSNPEPVADFFDLLVVGDGEVVMLEVAKLVKENLGLLKLNKRKELLEMLSRIPGVYVPSLPKRKIHKGLVKDLNDHEIIPSSIVPFMSVVHDRAVIEIMRGCNRGCRFCQAGMFYRPVRERNIEKILQSIEPLISTTGYEELSFLSLSTMDYSKIEELTSRSLKYLKNEHVGLSLPSTRVDSFGVEMAEKIASIRKTGLTFAPEAGTQRLRNVINKNVTEENILSAISSAIEKGWKRVKLYFMIGLPTETDEDVNGIVELSRKIKALGLKQLTVSVSIFVPKPHTPFQYARQITPPEARKKFSILSKIKRFAQLQLHDPGKSFVEGLLSRGDRKVAKAIYCAYKDGSLFDEWGEEFSLSTWMNAFEKCQIDIQQYTRERSVEEELPWDHISLGISKKFLLKEYEKALKGELTQDCRWSGCTLCGVCQEYRVTNVLN from the coding sequence ATGGATATATATAAGTGGCTTGTGCAGTCCGGGACACTTCCCAGAGTAAAAAAGCCTTCTCGTTACATTGGGAAAGAGCTGAATAGCCTGAAAAAGGTCAATGAAAAGGCATTGAAGGTTTTATTGGCATTTCCGGATACTTATGAGATTGGCATGTCCCATATTGGTTTGAAACTGCTTTACAGTATACTGAACAAAGAGGATGACATTATTGCAGAGCGTGCATATCTTCCGTGGAAAGATATGATCGCTGAAATGAAAAATGCCGGTGTTCCTCTGTATTCACTGGAAAGCTACACTCCTGCCAGGGACTTCCACATCCTTGGAATAACGCTTCAGTACGAGCTTAGTTTCACAAACGTTCTCAAGCTGCTGGAGCTTTCAGATATTCCTATCTTTCAAAAAGACCGGACAAAGGAACCCCTTGTGATTGGCGGTGGCCCCTGCACAAGTAATCCCGAACCGGTAGCGGATTTTTTTGACCTCTTAGTGGTTGGTGATGGCGAAGTTGTCATGCTTGAAGTGGCAAAGCTTGTGAAAGAAAATCTTGGATTGTTAAAATTAAACAAGAGGAAAGAGCTTCTTGAAATGCTTTCCCGGATACCCGGGGTTTATGTTCCATCACTGCCCAAAAGAAAAATACACAAAGGTCTTGTAAAAGACTTAAATGACCATGAGATTATCCCCTCTTCCATAGTTCCCTTTATGAGTGTAGTTCACGATAGAGCTGTAATAGAGATAATGAGGGGTTGTAATAGAGGTTGCCGTTTTTGCCAGGCGGGCATGTTTTATCGCCCGGTAAGAGAAAGGAATATTGAAAAAATTCTCCAGAGTATAGAACCCTTGATTTCAACCACCGGATACGAAGAGCTTTCATTTCTTTCACTGAGCACTATGGATTACAGCAAAATTGAAGAGCTTACTTCCCGGTCTCTGAAATATTTGAAAAATGAGCATGTTGGGCTTTCTTTACCCTCCACAAGAGTTGACAGCTTTGGGGTAGAAATGGCGGAAAAAATAGCATCCATAAGGAAAACAGGGCTTACTTTTGCACCGGAAGCAGGGACCCAAAGGTTGAGGAATGTCATCAATAAAAATGTTACAGAAGAAAATATATTAAGCGCTATATCATCAGCAATAGAAAAAGGCTGGAAAAGGGTGAAGCTGTATTTCATGATAGGTTTGCCCACAGAAACCGATGAAGATGTTAATGGAATTGTCGAGTTATCAAGAAAAATCAAAGCCCTTGGTCTTAAACAGCTCACAGTTTCGGTTTCAATATTTGTTCCGAAACCCCATACACCTTTTCAATACGCAAGGCAGATCACTCCGCCCGAGGCAAGAAAAAAATTCTCGATTCTTTCAAAAATAAAAAGGTTCGCCCAATTACAACTGCACGACCCAGGGAAAAGCTTTGTGGAAGGTTTATTAAGCCGTGGCGACAGAAAAGTTGCAAAGGCTATATACTGTGCATACAAAGACGGGTCGCTTTTTGATGAATGGGGTGAAGAATTCAGCCTTTCAACATGGATGAATGCCTTTGAAAAGTGCCAGATAGATATCCAGCAATATACCCGCGAAAGAAGCGTTGAAGAAGAACTTCCGTGGGATCATATATCCCTTGGCATTAGCAAAAAGTTTCTGCTTAAAGAGTACGAAAAAGCTCTCAAGGGAGAGCTTACACAAGATTGCAGGTGGAGTGGTTGTACTCTTTGCGGAGTCTGCCAGGAATACAGAGTGACTAACGTGCTGAATTAA
- the sufU gene encoding Fe-S cluster assembly sulfur transfer protein SufU, whose amino-acid sequence MRPEDLYSDVIMFHYKNSSHRGALENPTAAQEGSNLSCGDSLRLYIKTNGDTINKVTFDGHGCAISVASASILAELIEGKSKNEASEIIQEFYKMIKGEDFNAELLGDAVVFENLKQFPIRVKCATLAWHTLEQLLK is encoded by the coding sequence ATGAGACCAGAAGATCTTTACTCTGACGTGATCATGTTTCACTACAAAAACTCATCCCATAGAGGTGCCCTTGAGAATCCAACTGCTGCGCAGGAAGGATCAAACCTCTCCTGTGGAGATTCTCTTCGCCTTTATATTAAAACGAATGGTGATACTATCAACAAAGTGACTTTTGATGGCCACGGATGTGCTATCAGCGTAGCATCGGCTTCCATTCTGGCAGAGCTTATTGAGGGAAAATCCAAAAATGAAGCCAGTGAGATTATTCAAGAATTCTACAAAATGATAAAGGGCGAAGATTTCAATGCAGAGCTCCTGGGAGATGCCGTGGTTTTTGAAAATCTCAAACAATTTCCCATCAGGGTCAAATGTGCCACATTAGCCTGGCATACTCTTGAGCAACTACTGAAATAG
- a CDS encoding M42 family metallopeptidase: MDFDKLTELLFVPGISGREEMIREKIIELLPKGIPYHVDDLGNLIVEIGQGEETIGFAAHMDELGLLITGVNSNGTLNFKKIGGIPDELLVGRHLDVINSSGESIDGVIGFLPPHLSKNAVKPEPVIDVGASTQEEVNTLGIEVLDYAVFRKQVSILNDRFVVARALDDRFGCTVLLEFLNEAITMDLNKKLLFVWTVQEEVGLVGAQAIASQYHPALFFPIDSFACCSKLTGSVKPGKGPVLRMNDSISIASYDLGKRLISLAKEMNIPLQFGVTGGGTDGVPFQRRGIKMVPLSLALKNLHSEVEYMSIEDYDSLLKLLKEIAKNF, encoded by the coding sequence ATGGATTTCGATAAATTGACTGAATTGCTATTTGTCCCGGGAATTTCCGGACGCGAGGAAATGATCCGCGAAAAGATAATCGAATTGCTTCCAAAAGGTATTCCTTACCATGTTGATGATCTTGGAAATTTGATAGTTGAGATTGGTCAGGGTGAAGAGACAATAGGGTTCGCGGCTCATATGGACGAGCTCGGCCTTTTAATCACCGGGGTAAATTCCAATGGGACCCTGAATTTCAAGAAAATCGGGGGCATTCCCGATGAATTGCTGGTTGGAAGGCATCTTGATGTAATAAACTCCTCGGGGGAATCCATTGATGGTGTTATAGGATTTCTTCCTCCCCATCTTTCAAAAAATGCCGTCAAACCTGAACCTGTAATTGACGTTGGTGCGAGCACCCAAGAAGAGGTAAATACATTGGGAATAGAGGTTCTGGATTACGCCGTCTTCAGAAAGCAGGTTTCCATTCTAAATGACAGGTTTGTAGTTGCAAGAGCTCTCGATGACAGGTTCGGATGCACCGTTCTTCTTGAATTTTTAAATGAAGCTATAACCATGGACCTCAATAAAAAGCTTCTTTTTGTGTGGACGGTACAGGAAGAAGTTGGATTGGTCGGGGCACAGGCAATAGCTTCGCAATACCATCCCGCTTTATTCTTCCCTATTGATTCATTTGCATGTTGTTCTAAACTCACAGGAAGCGTAAAGCCTGGAAAAGGACCCGTCCTTCGAATGAATGACAGCATTTCAATAGCTTCTTACGACCTCGGGAAGCGCTTGATATCGCTTGCAAAGGAAATGAACATTCCATTGCAATTCGGAGTTACAGGTGGAGGAACGGACGGGGTTCCCTTTCAAAGGCGGGGAATAAAAATGGTTCCTTTGAGCCTTGCATTGAAAAACCTTCATTCAGAAGTTGAATATATGTCGATTGAAGATTACGATAGCCTGCTAAAATTACTCAAAGAAATAGCAAAGAATTTTTAG
- the murC gene encoding UDP-N-acetylmuramate--L-alanine ligase has product MKYHFIGIGGIGMSGLALHLAAEGHVICGSNFEENERVEYLRGKNIQIMIGHSPHNISSPDIVVRTTAISGNNPELVAAVKNGIPVLYRMELLKRVLSEKQSICVTGTDGKTTTTAMLSKIFIDAGKDPTVFLGGKVPFLEHENYRRGSSIAITELDESDGFFASFKVNHALFTNVRFDHLEHYGNNHEHFLDHLILFSKGVSGKIVYNRDDDMLRMLFEGKESVSFGKYDSDYRFERLSIKGLRQTFEVFEAENSLGVFELNLPGEYNIYNALGAIAMARQFDISPEIIRNSLASFVSADRRFTVRGYNEEKDLYLIDDYAHTPDEIRNTIKGAREAFPDRKLAIVFQPHRYSRLARENGRFAASLKGADEVCVFKLYDAYEKGSSALSETEVLDGLRKHNVPSHHYVDYHQVLEWVEEQKKAVILFLGAGDITELSRLSAFKVNSAR; this is encoded by the coding sequence TTGAAATATCATTTTATTGGAATTGGCGGGATTGGCATGAGCGGTCTCGCACTTCATTTAGCGGCTGAGGGACATGTTATTTGTGGCTCAAATTTTGAGGAAAATGAGAGAGTTGAATATTTAAGAGGAAAAAACATACAAATCATGATAGGCCACTCCCCTCACAACATAAGCAGTCCTGACATAGTAGTCAGGACGACTGCGATTTCTGGAAACAATCCTGAGCTTGTCGCCGCGGTGAAAAATGGCATTCCAGTTCTTTACCGTATGGAGCTTTTGAAAAGAGTTCTCTCTGAAAAACAATCAATCTGTGTCACAGGTACAGATGGGAAGACAACTACTACTGCAATGCTTTCGAAGATATTCATAGATGCCGGAAAAGACCCGACAGTTTTCCTGGGAGGAAAGGTTCCTTTTTTGGAACATGAAAATTACAGACGGGGAAGCTCCATAGCAATAACAGAACTCGATGAATCTGATGGCTTTTTCGCCTCTTTCAAAGTTAACCACGCGTTATTTACAAATGTTCGCTTTGACCACCTTGAGCACTATGGAAACAATCACGAACATTTTTTGGATCATTTAATCCTTTTTTCTAAGGGTGTTTCAGGCAAGATTGTATACAACCGCGATGATGACATGCTAAGAATGCTATTTGAAGGCAAAGAAAGTGTTTCTTTTGGGAAATATGATAGCGATTACCGATTTGAAAGGCTTTCTATAAAGGGATTAAGGCAAACTTTTGAAGTTTTTGAAGCTGAAAATTCTCTGGGTGTTTTTGAGCTCAACCTGCCCGGCGAGTACAACATCTACAATGCTCTGGGAGCTATTGCGATGGCACGTCAGTTTGATATCAGCCCTGAAATCATAAGAAATTCCCTTGCAAGTTTTGTTTCGGCTGATAGAAGGTTTACCGTCAGAGGTTATAACGAAGAAAAGGACCTGTATCTTATAGATGACTACGCACACACTCCTGATGAAATACGAAATACAATAAAAGGAGCTCGAGAAGCCTTTCCGGATAGAAAGCTGGCAATCGTGTTTCAGCCACATAGGTACTCAAGGTTAGCGAGGGAGAATGGAAGATTCGCGGCTTCTTTGAAAGGCGCTGACGAAGTATGTGTCTTCAAGCTATATGACGCTTATGAAAAAGGAAGCAGTGCATTGAGTGAAACAGAAGTCCTTGATGGCTTACGAAAGCATAACGTGCCTTCTCATCATTATGTGGATTATCACCAGGTACTCGAATGGGTTGAGGAGCAGAAAAAAGCCGTGATCCTTTTTCTTGGTGCAGGTGATATCACTGAACTTTCCCGTTTGAGTGCTTTTAAGGTTAATTCAGCACGTTAG
- a CDS encoding UDP-N-acetylglucosamine--N-acetylmuramyl-(pentapeptide) pyrophosphoryl-undecaprenol N-acetylglucosamine transferase: MAKLKVALCGGGTGGHYYPILAVAQRLSEKFDTEFLYFTIAGRLDDKRVDQDFAEVKKIPLNVHGLIRPIYKPSNVGIVIKHLMQTRIVKKELQEFRPDFLFSSGGYISFPVVLAASKLNIPIYLHEQNALPGMANKKLAKYATAIFVSFKESIEKFGKFSHKARFTGNPVRRVYKNREEVFEELKFDMSKPLIVVMGGSQGSSFINKKMLELYELINSDKHDFQFLHITGRGEDPQKFEKYSFVKTFEYIYDLHEYVAKADLVISRGGATSIAEIVNYNRRAIVIPWNGAAENHQYHNAVILEKLGLGCVILEDAVTAELLLSRIVNSLSRKTSTIHVLKEPVELIIENIIREESR; this comes from the coding sequence TTGGCTAAACTAAAGGTTGCTTTATGTGGCGGAGGAACTGGTGGCCATTATTACCCCATACTGGCAGTTGCTCAAAGGCTGTCAGAAAAATTTGATACTGAATTCCTTTACTTCACAATTGCTGGACGCCTTGATGATAAAAGGGTTGATCAGGATTTTGCAGAAGTAAAGAAAATACCACTGAATGTACACGGATTAATAAGGCCAATATATAAACCATCAAATGTAGGTATAGTAATTAAACATTTGATGCAAACAAGAATTGTAAAAAAAGAGTTGCAAGAATTCAGGCCAGATTTTCTATTTTCAAGTGGTGGCTATATATCTTTTCCAGTTGTTCTTGCTGCCAGTAAGCTCAATATACCTATTTATTTGCATGAGCAAAACGCCTTACCGGGTATGGCTAATAAAAAACTCGCAAAATATGCTACAGCAATCTTTGTGAGCTTTAAAGAGAGCATCGAAAAGTTCGGAAAATTCTCACACAAAGCCCGTTTTACCGGTAATCCTGTTAGGCGAGTTTATAAAAACCGCGAAGAGGTTTTCGAAGAACTGAAATTTGACATGAGCAAACCCCTTATAGTTGTCATGGGTGGAAGCCAGGGGTCATCCTTTATCAATAAAAAAATGCTGGAACTCTATGAATTAATTAATAGCGATAAACATGATTTTCAATTTTTGCACATAACTGGAAGAGGAGAAGACCCCCAAAAGTTTGAAAAATATTCCTTTGTCAAGACTTTTGAATATATTTACGACCTTCATGAGTATGTGGCTAAAGCAGACCTGGTAATATCAAGAGGGGGAGCTACTTCAATTGCAGAAATAGTTAATTACAACAGAAGAGCCATCGTTATACCCTGGAACGGGGCGGCGGAAAATCATCAGTATCATAACGCTGTTATTTTAGAAAAACTTGGTCTTGGATGTGTTATACTTGAAGATGCAGTCACAGCAGAGCTGCTTCTTTCCAGAATTGTAAATAGCCTGAGTAGGAAAACATCGACCATCCATGTTTTAAAAGAACCAGTCGAGTTAATCATTGAAAACATAATTCGGGAGGAATCGCGTTGA
- the sufB gene encoding Fe-S cluster assembly protein SufB gives MRKNINVDESKFNFKSNTDYAFKSSPGLNEKIIREISEYKSEPSWMLEKRLEALRAFHNIPEPNFGVDRSQLNINEIIPYIRPNAAKEASWDEVPEEIKNTFERLGIPEAERKSLAGVGAQYDSEVVYQHIREDLEKLGVIFLDMETAVKKYPELVKKYFMRLVPASDHKYAALHGAIWSGGSFVYVPENIRVPLPLQAYFRMNLAGMGQFEHTLIIADKGSELHFIEGCSAPRYNVHNLHAGMVEIYVMEGAKVRYSTIQNWSKNTFNLNTKRAIVEAEGTMEWVSGSLGSMKTMLYPATILNGRGAKANHLAVTYAGAGQMMDTGSKVIHLAPGTSSTVDARSISVGGGWAFYRGLLYISEKAKNSKASVECSALMLDNFSKSDTVPIIDVRTNQSDIGHEARIGRISEDQIYYLMTRGLTEAEAKAMIVRGFMEPISRELPIEYAVELNRLINLEIEKSIG, from the coding sequence GTGAGAAAGAACATCAATGTTGATGAATCAAAATTTAATTTTAAGAGCAATACCGACTATGCATTCAAGAGTTCTCCGGGGTTAAATGAGAAAATCATCAGGGAAATTTCCGAATATAAATCAGAACCATCATGGATGCTCGAAAAGCGTCTGGAAGCTCTCAGAGCTTTCCACAACATACCAGAACCCAACTTTGGAGTTGACAGGAGCCAGTTAAATATAAACGAAATAATCCCTTACATAAGGCCAAATGCAGCCAAAGAAGCATCATGGGACGAGGTTCCTGAAGAGATTAAGAACACCTTTGAGCGTCTCGGTATACCCGAGGCTGAAAGGAAGTCTCTTGCGGGTGTTGGTGCACAATATGATTCGGAGGTTGTATATCAACATATCCGTGAAGATCTGGAAAAACTCGGCGTTATCTTTCTCGATATGGAAACCGCTGTGAAAAAATACCCTGAATTGGTGAAGAAGTATTTTATGAGATTGGTTCCAGCAAGTGATCACAAATATGCCGCTCTCCACGGGGCAATCTGGAGCGGTGGGTCATTTGTATACGTTCCGGAAAATATCAGAGTGCCATTGCCACTTCAAGCATATTTTCGAATGAATCTGGCAGGTATGGGGCAATTTGAACATACTCTGATAATAGCCGATAAAGGTAGTGAATTACATTTCATTGAAGGTTGTTCGGCTCCAAGGTATAACGTGCATAACCTCCATGCTGGCATGGTGGAAATATATGTAATGGAAGGAGCAAAAGTAAGGTATTCCACCATTCAAAATTGGTCCAAAAACACCTTTAATTTGAATACTAAAAGGGCAATTGTTGAAGCTGAGGGTACTATGGAATGGGTATCCGGATCTTTGGGGAGCATGAAAACCATGCTTTATCCTGCTACCATTCTTAATGGCCGTGGTGCCAAGGCAAACCACCTCGCAGTAACTTATGCTGGAGCGGGACAAATGATGGACACAGGTTCAAAGGTAATTCATCTTGCACCTGGCACAAGTTCAACAGTTGACGCAAGAAGTATAAGTGTTGGAGGCGGCTGGGCTTTTTACAGAGGTCTTTTATATATCTCTGAGAAAGCAAAAAATTCAAAAGCATCAGTAGAATGTTCTGCACTTATGCTTGATAATTTCTCAAAATCCGACACAGTTCCAATAATCGATGTCCGAACAAACCAGTCGGATATTGGACATGAAGCCAGAATAGGCAGGATAAGCGAAGATCAGATATATTATTTAATGACCCGTGGCCTTACCGAGGCAGAAGCAAAAGCAATGATAGTCAGGGGCTTTATGGAGCCCATTTCAAGGGAGCTTCCCATAGAATACGCGGTTGAGTTGAATAGGCTGATAAATCTTGAAATCGAGAAGAGCATAGGTTAG
- a CDS encoding FtsW/RodA/SpoVE family cell cycle protein: MKSQIIILSVFVSIMLAMGFVFIYSAGLSMEARLIGFYASEYLQRQLISFFIGLLLASIAIFMGGRTHFRLSFPFYYPAIISLLVFVLFSQSRGGSHRWIEFGNFTIQVSEFAKLVLLLILAVHFGKLNREKSNFWNTIILPILLSAPIIGLTFIEPDLSTSIIMLSIVLIMMILGGVKPAHLIVLFLVVILLGFIMLKADLIKPYQLERLSEFFSSLRGQGHEQVSYSLMAISSGDLFGRGLGMGVVKYYLPVSYSDFIFATIGEEWGIIGMFLLMFSYVGFVMVLSQIALRYIKNTEGKLFVIGFAFYVFLQASVNIGVNLGLFPPTGVTLPFVSYGGSSLMSLILGLGVVFSIILEKEEEDIG, encoded by the coding sequence ATGAAAAGCCAGATAATCATTTTAAGTGTTTTTGTAAGCATCATGCTTGCTATGGGATTTGTTTTTATATACAGTGCAGGCCTGAGCATGGAAGCAAGGCTGATAGGCTTTTATGCTTCTGAATATCTCCAGAGGCAACTGATATCCTTTTTTATAGGTCTATTGCTTGCATCTATAGCCATCTTTATGGGTGGAAGAACTCATTTTCGCCTTTCGTTCCCGTTCTATTATCCAGCAATCATTTCTCTCCTTGTGTTCGTTCTTTTCTCCCAAAGCAGGGGTGGATCTCACAGGTGGATTGAGTTTGGAAACTTTACTATACAGGTTTCTGAATTCGCAAAACTCGTTTTACTCTTGATTTTGGCTGTTCACTTCGGAAAATTGAACAGGGAAAAATCAAACTTCTGGAACACAATAATTTTACCGATTCTTCTTTCCGCCCCGATTATCGGGTTGACATTTATTGAACCTGATCTGTCAACTTCGATTATTATGCTTTCAATTGTACTGATAATGATGATTTTAGGTGGAGTCAAACCCGCACATCTAATAGTTTTGTTTTTAGTTGTGATTCTGCTTGGATTTATCATGCTGAAAGCAGATCTCATAAAACCTTACCAGCTTGAAAGATTGTCAGAATTCTTCTCTTCATTAAGAGGACAAGGCCACGAACAGGTATCTTACAGCCTTATGGCCATCTCTTCCGGTGATCTTTTCGGTAGAGGCCTTGGAATGGGAGTAGTTAAATATTACCTTCCCGTTAGTTATTCGGATTTCATTTTTGCTACCATCGGTGAAGAATGGGGAATAATTGGCATGTTTCTTCTAATGTTTTCTTATGTAGGTTTTGTCATGGTACTTTCACAGATAGCCTTGAGATACATAAAAAATACCGAAGGTAAGCTTTTCGTAATAGGTTTTGCTTTTTATGTTTTTCTTCAAGCAAGCGTGAACATAGGCGTAAATCTTGGATTATTCCCCCCAACTGGAGTTACGCTCCCCTTTGTAAGTTATGGCGGGTCTTCCTTAATGTCTCTGATTCTTGGGCTCGGGGTAGTATTTTCCATTATTCTTGAAAAAGAGGAGGAAGATATTGGCTAA
- a CDS encoding aminotransferase class V-fold PLP-dependent enzyme, with protein sequence MSSVKELDEYFKKLKADFPIFSERPDLVYLDNAATTQKPSAVIEKLRHFYVTANANVHRAVYRLAEESTALYEESRKTVADFIGTAPEEIIFTRGTTESLNLLAYSLGLSGKYKSFIVPLFEHHSNFVPWQQIAHTLGLKFYPVKIHGGELFLEDVEAIVKSCEKPFVFSMTGLTNSLGYRAPFEAVAKLVHSAGGIFVLDAAQLIPHEAFDFAASDIDFLAFSGHKILGPTGIGVLAGKKELLEQIRPFQYGGEMIDKVGEQDTTFAPVPYKFEAGTPNIAGAAGLAEALKYVKNISYEKISKHIENLTKNAIEKLSVIPGLTLYCQKNCHGIISFSHENIHPHDLAELLSRLSGVAVRSGHHCSQQQLKVLGVSSLCRASFYLYNTHNDIDKLVAGIQDALRWFS encoded by the coding sequence ATGTCCTCAGTAAAAGAATTGGATGAATATTTCAAAAAGTTGAAAGCTGACTTTCCCATCTTTTCAGAACGGCCTGATTTGGTCTATCTTGATAACGCAGCAACCACACAAAAACCCAGTGCTGTAATAGAAAAGTTAAGACACTTCTATGTTACGGCAAATGCCAATGTACACCGTGCAGTTTATCGACTTGCGGAAGAATCTACTGCTCTTTACGAAGAATCAAGAAAAACTGTTGCCGACTTTATCGGGACGGCTCCTGAAGAAATTATATTCACCCGTGGAACAACCGAATCTCTGAATTTACTGGCTTATTCTCTGGGACTGTCCGGAAAATATAAATCCTTTATCGTACCGCTTTTCGAGCACCATAGCAATTTCGTCCCCTGGCAACAAATTGCCCATACATTGGGCCTCAAATTTTATCCTGTAAAGATTCATGGAGGAGAGCTCTTTTTAGAAGACGTTGAAGCGATTGTAAAAAGCTGTGAAAAACCTTTCGTTTTCTCCATGACCGGCTTAACGAATTCTCTGGGATATCGAGCGCCCTTTGAAGCAGTTGCTAAATTGGTTCATTCAGCTGGGGGGATCTTTGTGCTCGATGCCGCTCAGCTCATTCCTCATGAAGCTTTTGACTTCGCGGCTTCTGATATTGACTTCCTTGCCTTCTCAGGTCACAAAATTCTTGGACCGACAGGAATAGGCGTCCTGGCTGGTAAGAAGGAGCTGCTGGAACAAATTAGACCTTTTCAGTATGGTGGAGAAATGATTGACAAAGTAGGGGAGCAAGATACAACCTTTGCACCAGTACCATATAAGTTCGAAGCTGGAACACCTAATATTGCAGGCGCAGCAGGACTTGCTGAGGCTTTGAAATACGTTAAGAATATCAGCTATGAAAAAATCTCGAAACACATTGAAAACCTGACTAAAAACGCCATCGAAAAGCTTTCTGTAATTCCCGGGCTAACTCTTTATTGTCAGAAAAATTGCCACGGAATTATAAGCTTTTCTCATGAGAACATACATCCCCATGATCTCGCAGAACTGCTGAGCAGATTATCCGGCGTTGCCGTTCGCAGCGGCCATCATTGCTCTCAACAGCAATTAAAGGTTCTTGGAGTTTCTTCTCTTTGTAGAGCTTCTTTTTATCTATATAATACTCATAACGATATTGATAAATTGGTTGCAGGAATACAAGATGCTTTGAGGTGGTTTTCATGA
- a CDS encoding SufD family Fe-S cluster assembly protein: MSIERTLNLIHNEFEMIEPMPEVLDIEEYTEEDFLETCAGCSESLIAFKRRAYDEYRTLKFPAWKRASLDSFSLKRPVPGVEYELTGPEIYKSISEMDQSEESLIRKLDFQGSDRKFTLLADSFSKTGIIVRTKENTYYGETLFCKTSSESAIASNLIVIEENSKLDIIFYSRGSDLSVITNRFLIKKGAQLNVLFVNLSSAKSHSIFNNYYVLGEKANLRLYDINLGGTVLAPYHLIKTAGRGASARIKPIFFPTNNEKIDMLYLGRVDAPESTTEIEGIGAVSGNSKAVFRGFVDIKKGAKNSSGTEHSSTIILSDKATVQAIPGLFVDENEVNASHAASAGTIENDKIYYLMTRGLTMNEALKLIVNGAFEPVLQEIEEIFGNEIPGGVRDVLSKRIG; encoded by the coding sequence ATGAGTATAGAGAGAACCCTCAATTTGATTCATAATGAATTTGAAATGATCGAACCCATGCCAGAAGTGCTTGACATTGAGGAATATACCGAAGAGGACTTTCTGGAAACATGTGCAGGTTGCTCAGAATCCTTAATAGCTTTTAAGCGCAGGGCGTACGATGAATATAGGACTTTAAAATTCCCGGCCTGGAAGAGAGCATCATTGGACAGCTTCTCTTTGAAGCGGCCTGTCCCCGGTGTTGAATATGAATTAACGGGCCCAGAGATATATAAGAGTATTTCAGAAATGGATCAATCGGAGGAATCCCTTATAAGAAAACTCGATTTTCAGGGTTCTGATAGGAAATTCACACTGTTGGCGGATAGCTTTTCAAAGACTGGAATAATCGTTCGCACAAAAGAAAATACCTACTACGGGGAAACACTCTTTTGCAAAACCTCATCAGAAAGTGCAATTGCATCGAACCTCATTGTAATTGAAGAAAATTCTAAGCTGGATATCATCTTCTATTCCCGCGGAAGCGATCTCAGCGTTATTACAAACCGCTTCCTGATAAAAAAGGGAGCACAGCTCAATGTGCTTTTTGTGAATCTTTCATCTGCAAAATCACATAGCATTTTCAACAATTATTATGTCCTTGGGGAAAAAGCGAATCTTAGACTATATGATATAAACTTAGGTGGAACTGTCCTGGCTCCCTATCATCTCATAAAGACAGCTGGAAGGGGAGCTTCAGCTCGTATAAAGCCTATCTTTTTCCCTACAAATAACGAAAAAATAGATATGCTATACCTTGGAAGGGTAGATGCCCCTGAATCCACCACTGAAATTGAAGGAATCGGAGCTGTTTCAGGAAATTCAAAGGCGGTTTTCCGGGGTTTTGTTGATATAAAGAAAGGAGCGAAAAATTCCAGCGGTACTGAACACTCCAGTACTATTATCCTTTCTGATAAGGCAACTGTACAAGCTATTCCTGGCCTATTTGTAGACGAAAATGAGGTTAACGCATCTCATGCAGCTTCCGCTGGAACAATAGAAAATGATAAGATTTATTATCTTATGACCCGCGGTCTTACAATGAACGAAGCTTTGAAGCTCATTGTGAATGGAGCTTTTGAACCGGTGCTTCAGGAGATAGAGGAGATATTTGGTAATGAAATTCCCGGGGGTGTTCGTGATGTCCTCAGTAAAAGAATTGGATGA